In Natronococcus occultus SP4, the following proteins share a genomic window:
- a CDS encoding AbrB/MazE/SpoVT family DNA-binding domain-containing protein, translated as MADIALDDRGRLTLPKEVRERYGDRYHVVQLPDGVKLVPVADDPLEALKDEFADVEKSADELRDEARDAALDEAGR; from the coding sequence ATGGCAGACATAGCGCTGGACGACCGTGGTCGCCTCACGCTCCCGAAGGAGGTTCGAGAGCGATATGGAGACCGATATCACGTCGTTCAGCTTCCCGACGGGGTCAAATTGGTTCCGGTCGCCGACGACCCGCTCGAGGCACTCAAGGACGAGTTCGCGGACGTCGAGAAATCGGCTGACGAGCTTCGTGACGAAGCTCGTGACGCAGCGCTCGACGAGGCTGGACGATAG
- a CDS encoding type II toxin-antitoxin system VapC family toxin, whose translation MYAETDFLLALIKDDDWLGEAAESVYREHRDELWTSQFTLIELLMVAYREERDTERVVSNAANLVEVRGDVETVVTAATYVEDHGFTPFDALHLVESNGDTIVSSDDAYDGVTSRLDLKTADE comes from the coding sequence ATGTATGCAGAAACCGATTTTCTCCTCGCGCTGATTAAGGACGACGACTGGCTCGGAGAGGCCGCTGAGTCGGTGTACCGAGAGCACCGAGACGAGTTGTGGACGTCACAGTTCACGCTCATCGAACTCCTGATGGTCGCCTACCGGGAAGAACGCGATACCGAGCGTGTCGTCTCGAACGCTGCCAACCTCGTCGAGGTGCGTGGTGACGTGGAGACGGTCGTCACAGCGGCGACGTACGTCGAAGACCACGGATTCACACCGTTCGACGCACTCCACCTCGTCGAATCTAACGGCGATACCATCGTCTCGAGCGACGATGCGTACGACGGTGTCACTTCCCGCCTCGATTTGAAAACGGCCGACGAGTAA
- a CDS encoding replication factor C large subunit, which translates to MSDWTETYRPTTLSEVRGNNKARDQLEEWAESWDDHRKAVIVHGSPGVGKTSAAHALANDMGWPVMELNASDSRGADVIERVAGEASKSGTLTAGGSGRRLVILDEADNFHGNADYGGSREVTRVVKDASQPMVLIANEFYEMSQSLRDACETIEFRDVSKRSIVPVLRDICRREDVEFEEEALEKIAESTSGDLRSAVNDLQAVAEEAERLTVEDVVTSERDTTEGIFDFLDALIKEEDAQGALYASYDVDETPDDLLNWIEDNVPKDYEGAELADAYEFLSNADRWLGRVRATQNYSFWRYATDNMTAGVAASRRDPKGGWTRYGPPSYWSKLGRTKGTRNTRDAIAERIAEREGTSVATARREILPFLSAMTHHCKNRELTVRMAATYELDEGEVSFVTGSGKTTNKVESIVEDAAERREEQAVEHSGNAFFGSASSDADLEDVDVGDEGTGDDQQSLGAVAETEGEGTSSEGTTDEPAESDDDQSGLSDFM; encoded by the coding sequence ATGAGCGACTGGACCGAGACGTACCGCCCGACGACGCTGTCGGAGGTGCGCGGCAACAACAAGGCCCGGGACCAGCTCGAGGAGTGGGCCGAGAGCTGGGACGATCACCGAAAGGCGGTGATCGTCCACGGGAGTCCCGGCGTGGGGAAGACCTCGGCGGCCCACGCGCTGGCCAACGATATGGGCTGGCCCGTGATGGAGCTCAACGCCAGCGACAGCCGCGGCGCGGACGTGATCGAGCGCGTCGCGGGCGAAGCCTCGAAGAGCGGCACCCTCACCGCGGGCGGCTCCGGGCGACGGCTCGTGATCTTAGACGAGGCGGACAACTTCCACGGGAACGCCGACTACGGCGGCTCGCGCGAGGTCACGCGGGTCGTCAAGGACGCGAGCCAGCCAATGGTGCTGATCGCCAACGAGTTCTACGAGATGAGCCAGTCGCTGCGGGACGCCTGCGAAACGATCGAGTTCCGGGACGTCTCGAAGCGATCGATCGTTCCCGTCCTGCGAGACATCTGCCGACGCGAGGACGTCGAGTTCGAGGAGGAGGCCTTAGAGAAAATCGCCGAATCGACCAGCGGCGACCTGCGGTCGGCGGTCAACGACCTTCAGGCGGTCGCCGAGGAGGCCGAGCGCCTGACAGTCGAGGACGTCGTGACGAGCGAGCGCGACACCACCGAGGGGATCTTCGACTTCCTGGACGCCCTGATCAAAGAGGAGGACGCCCAGGGGGCGCTGTACGCCTCTTACGACGTCGACGAGACGCCCGACGACCTGCTGAACTGGATCGAGGACAACGTGCCCAAGGACTACGAGGGCGCGGAGCTGGCCGACGCCTACGAGTTCCTCTCGAACGCCGACCGCTGGCTCGGTCGCGTGCGGGCCACGCAGAACTACTCGTTCTGGCGGTACGCCACCGACAACATGACCGCGGGAGTCGCGGCCTCTCGCCGCGATCCGAAAGGGGGCTGGACCCGCTACGGGCCGCCCAGCTACTGGTCGAAGCTCGGCCGCACGAAGGGCACCCGTAACACCCGCGACGCCATCGCCGAACGGATCGCCGAGCGGGAGGGAACGAGCGTCGCGACGGCTCGCCGGGAGATCCTTCCGTTCCTCTCGGCGATGACCCACCACTGCAAGAACCGCGAGCTGACGGTGCGGATGGCGGCCACCTACGAGCTCGACGAGGGTGAGGTCTCCTTTGTTACCGGCAGCGGGAAGACGACCAACAAGGTCGAGTCGATCGTCGAAGACGCCGCGGAGCGACGCGAGGAGCAGGCGGTCGAACACTCCGGAAACGCCTTCTTCGGGAGCGCCTCGAGCGACGCCGACCTCGAGGACGTCGATGTAGGCGATGAGGGGACCGGTGACGACCAGCAGTCGCTCGGGGCCGTCGCCGAGACCGAAGGCGAGGGGACGTCCTCGGAGGGGACGACCGACGAGCCCGCCGAATCCGACGACGACCAGTCCGGCCTCTCG